GAGCCGCCATAGGCGTTGATCGGCGCCTGGGTGGTGGTTTCGTCCAGCACCACCCCGTCCTGATCGCCATAGGTGGCGCAGGTGGAGGAGAAGACGAAATCAAGGCAGCCCGCGGCGCAGGCCGCCTCGATCAGGGTCAGCGAGGACAGCACGTTGTGGCGCCAGTAAAGCCCGGGGTTCTTCATCGACTCGCCCACCAGGCTGAGGGCGGCGAAATGCATCACCGCCACCGGCTGCCAGCGCGCGAAGACCGCATCCAGCCACGCCCGGTCGGAAAGATCGCCTTCCTCGAGCGGGCCAAACTTGACCGCATCGCGCCAGCCGGTGACGAGGCTGTCATAGGTCACCGGCACATAGCCCGCCCGGGCCAGCGCCTTGCAGGCGTGAGAGCCGATATAGCCGGCCCCCCCCGTCACCAGAACATGCTGCGCCATCGGTTACTGCGCCGCCGTCCGCATCGCCATCACATCGCCGAGGAAATCGCCGAATTCGTCGCGCAGATCCTCGCGGGCCAGACCAAAGGCCACCGTCGCCTGCAGGAACCCGGCCTTGGAGCCGCAGTCATAGCGCTGGCCGCGGAAGCGGAAGCCGTAAACCGGCTGCCCGGCCTCGATCTCTTCGGCGATGGCGTCGGTGAGCTGGATTTCCCCGCCCGCGCCCTCTTTCTTCTTGTTCAGGTTCTGCATCACCCGCGGCGTCAGGATGTAGCGCCCGATCACGGCGAGGTTCGAGGGCGCCACATCGGGGGCGGGTTTCTCGATCATGCCCTTGACCTTGACCAGCGAGCCCATGTCCTCGGCGATGTCCAGAACGCCATAGGACGAGGTTTTCTCATGCGGCACTTCCATCGCCGCGACGACGTTGCCGCCGGTCTCGTTATAGGCTTCCATCATCTGCTGCAGACAGGGCTTTTCCGCGGCGATGACGTCGTCGGTCAGGATCACGGCAAAGGGCTCGTTGCCGACCAGACGGCGGGCACACCAGACGGCATGGCCAAGCCCCATCGGCCGGTTCTGCCGCACATAGGCGATGGCGCCCGAATCCATGTTCGTGGCTTTCAGCGCCTCGAGCAGATCGGTCTTGCCCTTCTTGCGCAGCGAGGTTTCCAGCTCCGGCGCATCGTCGAAATAATCCTCCAGCGCGGATTTGCCCCGCGAGGTGACGAAGATGAATTCCTTGATCCCGGCGGCCCGGGCTTCATCGATCGCATATTGAATGAGCGGGCGGTCGACCAGCGTCAGGATCTCTTTCGGGATCGACTTGGTGGCCGGAAGGAAGCGTGTGCCGAGGCCAGCGACCGGAAAAATCGCTTTCGTGACCTTGCGTTTCATAATGCACCTTTGTGTGTGTGGGCTGCTCGCGTCTCAGTTGGGCGCATAATCCACCGTTTTGAAGACCTGCTCAAGCTTCGCCTGTGCAGAAGTGAACCGCGCGCCGGAAAAAGCAGGCGGTTTTTCGCCGCTGCGGAAACAACTTTCACGGCGCCGCGATGAATGTATCAGTCCTGCCCCATCGCGGCCATCATCGCCTCGATCTTCGGCACGTCCGAGGGGTTGTTCAGCTCCCAGAACTGCCGCCCGCGCGATTCGACCTCGACGCAAAGCACAGAGCGGCCGTTTTCCAGAAACCGCAGCTGTTCGAGCCCTTCGAGCGTTTCGAGCGGCCCGACCGGCCAGCCGGAATAGGCCGCCAGCGTCCCGGGGCGATAGGCATAGACGCCGACGTGATGAAAGACCGGGGTCGGTTCCCCGGGGCCATAGGCTTTGCCGGTGAAGGGGATCACCTCCTTGGAGAAATAGATCCCGCGGTTGCCCGCGCCAAAGACCGCAGTGGTGCCGCCGACGCGGTCGTTGCGGCGATCCTCGATCAGCCCGGCCAGCATCGCGCCTTCGCAGCGCAGAACCGGGGTGGCCAGTTCCGCCCAGGGGTTGGCGATCAGCCCCGCCACCAGATCCTCGACGAACCAGGCGGGGGTCAGCGGCGCATCGCCCTGCAGGTTCACCACGATGTCATGGCCGCCGCCCAGATTGGCAACGGCCTCGGCGCAGCGTTCGGTGCCATTGGCGCAGGCGGGCGAAGTCATCACCACCTCGGCGCCAAAGCTTTCGGCCTCAAGGCGGATGCGGTCATCGTCGGTCGCCACCACGACGCGCGCGACGCCCTGCACCGCCTGCGCGGCCTCCCAGCTGCGCCGGATCAGGGTCTTGGCGACCCCGTTGGCGCCCCGCAACGCAACCAGCGGTTTGCCCGGATAGCGGCTTGAAGCGTAGCGGGCGGGGATGACGACCAGAACCGACATCACTTCACCAGCATCACGCCGGGGGCATAGGCGATGAAGAACGGGTTGGCGAAGCCGTCCTTGCCATAGGTGAAGGGGCCGTGATCGTCGAACCGCACCATCTCGCCCCCGGCGCCGCGCAGCACGGCATCGCCCGCGGCGGTGTCCCATTCCATCGTCCGACCCAGACGCGGGTAAAGATCGGCTTCCCCCGTCGCCACCAGACAGAATTTCAGCGACGACCCCGCCGAGGTCATGTCGGCCACCGCATAGCGGGCGATGTACTCATCGGTCGCCGCATCGCGGTGCGATTTCGACGCCACCACCATCAGCGCCCGGTTGTCGGGCACCGACACGGTGATCGGCTTCTGCTCGCCCACGGTTTCCTTGTCGAAGGCGCCCAGTTCCTCGACCGCGCGGCCATCGGCCAGCGTGTAGAACAGCCGCCCCTTGGCGGGCGCATAGACGACGCCGCGCAAGGGCACGCCATTTTCGACATAGGCGATGTTGACGGTGAAATCGCCGCGACGCTGCACGAATTCCTTGGTGCCATCCAGCGGATCGACGATCAGGAAGGTCTTGACGCTTTGGCTGTGGCTGGCCGCCTGTTCCTCGGTCACCAGCGCGATCTGCGGAAAGGCCTCGGCCAGCCCTTCGGAGATCAGCGCATCGGCGGCCTCGTCGGCCTCGGTCACCGGCGAGGCATCGGCTTTGGTCTTCACCGCGAAATCGGGAGAATCATAGATCTGCATGATCCGGTCGCCCGCCTCCAGCGCCAGTCGGCGCATCACGCTCACAAGACGGTCAAAGTCCATCACTCTCTCCTGTCGGCCGCATTTCGGCCAGATTGCCATGCGATTTCGTTATCTTTATGATCGGCCCTCAACGGAACGGCAAGTTTTCCGGGGCATAAATCGCAGAGTTCCCCACGGCAGAGCCATGTTCAAAGCAGAACGCACGACCAGCGCCCTCGGATCGACCTTCAACCTGCTGGAGCTGGTCTATCACGCCACGGTGCGCTCGATCCGCAAATCGCAGGGCAATGCGATCCTCGGCCTGTTGCAGAACATGTTCCAGACCGTGATGCTCGTGGCGACATTCTACCTGATGTACACGATCCTTGGCATGCGCGGCAGCGCCGTGCGCGGGGATTTCATGCTGTACATCATGTCGGGCATCTTTCTTTACATGACCTATACCAAGGCGATGTCGGCGGTCTTCGGCTCTGAAGGGTCGTCCTCGGCGATGATGAAGCACGGGCCGATGACCACCGCGATCGCGATTTCGGCGGCGGCTTTGGGCGCGCTTTACATGCAGATGCTGTCGATGCTGGTGGTGCTTTACCTGTATCACGCCGCGATCAAGCCGATCGAGATCCATGACTGGGCCGGCGCGATGGGGATGGTGATGCTGGGCTGGTTCTCGGGGGTGGCGCTGGGCATGGTGTTTCTGGCGGCCAAGCCCTGGAACCCGCCGCTGGTGGGGATGATCCAGCAGATCTACGGCCGGGTGAACATGATCGCCTCGGGCAAGATGTTCCTGGCCAATACGCTGCCGCACAAGATGCTGGTGATGTTCAGCTGGAACCCGCTGTTTCACATCATCGATCAGGCGCGCGGCTTCACCTTCATCAACTACAACCCGCATTTCTCGAATTGGGAATATGCGCTGAACGTGGCCCTGGCGCTTTTGGCGATCGGGCTGATGGGCGAATTCTACACCAGGCAACATGCCTCGGCCAGCTGGTCCGCCAGGCACTGACCCGTCAGGGCTTGCGGATCGTGTCGCCGAACTGGATGACCGGCTGCAGCTCGACCAGCTCGCCCGCCGCCGAGGTCTTGCCCGATTGCGCCGCGACGATCTCGGCCGCCTTGCGCCCGATCTCGCGCCGACAGGCATCCATCGTCGCCAACCGCCGCGGCAGACCTTCCAGCAGCTCGACCCCGTTGAACCCGGCCAGACCCAGCCTGCCCGGCACGTCAAAGCCCTTTTCCAGGCAGTAAAGCAGCCCGCCCGCGCCAATCATGTCGTTGGAATAATAGAGGAAATCGATGTCCGGGCTGCGCGAGAGCATCGCCCCGGTCATCTCGCGCCCCTTCAGAAGCGCCGAGCCACCGGAATAGAATTCCGTGTCATGCAGCGCGATCCCCGCCTGCGCCAGCCCTTCGGAAAAGCCCTCCAGCCGTTTGCGGGCGCGATGATCCTCGGGCATCTTGGTGCCCAGAAAGCCGATCTTGCGATAGCCCGCCGCCGCAATCGCCTGCGCCATCTGCAGCCCGGCGCGGCGATGCGAGATGCCGACGACGGAATCGACCCCCTCGCCATCGACATCCATGATCTCGACCACCGGCACGCCCGCATTCTGCAGCATCGCCCGCGCCGTCGCGGTGTGTTCCAGCCCCGCGATGATCACCCCCGAGGGCCGCCAGGACAGCATCTCGTAAAGGACGGTTTCTTCCTTTTCCGGGGAATAGTCGGTGACGCCGACGACGGGCTGCAGCCCGGTGTCCTCCAGCTCGGTCGAGATGCCCGAAAGCACCTCCGGAAAGACCAGGTTCGACAGCGACGGGATGATCACGCCGACCAGATTGACCCGCTGCGAGGCCAGCGCGCCGGCGATCTTGTTGGGCACATAGCCCAGCGTCCGCGCCGCTTCGAGCACCTTTTCGCGGGTCGCTTCCGACACGTCGCCCCGGTTGCGCAACACGCGGCTGACCGTCATTTCGGAAACCCCCGAGGCCTCGGAGACGTCACGCAGGGTCAGGGGACGGCGGGAGTCGTTGGGCGAACGGGCCAAGGCGGGTCCTTTCCGTGGGATCGCTACCAGATAGCGTCAAACATTTCGCTTGTGCAAGTCGAAGCGCATCCGTATGTTATCGCTAACGGCATGATCCGGCCCCGTCCGGACCCTCCGTTCAACCTCGGCGGCGGTCATCCTTCCTCAACCGCCGGGGGCGCGAAAGGGGGAGCGGTGGGCCAATACGCTCCCCCTTTCCCAATGCCCCGAGCCGTTTCCCGATCACACCGAAAACCGCGAGCCGGAAAGCCGCCTGCCCGGGAACGCCCGTTTCCCCGGCCGGAAGCCTCGTCGCCTTCTGTCGTCGTGAAATGCGTGGCGACCCCGAGTGGATTCGAACCACCAACCTGCCCCTTAGGAGGGGGCTGCTCTATCCAGTTGAGCCACGGGGTCACATCGGCTTTTTGCGGGCATCCGGGCAAAAACGCAAGCCGTCTTCGCAGCCGCCCCGGCATCGCCATGCTTGCGGGCCCGCCCGGCCAAGCCGCGTTGAAGTTTCGGCCCTGGCGCCCTATACTCCCGACAATGACCACCTCCCGAAATTCCCAGACTTCGCAGCCGTGCCCGCGGCTTTCCGGCAGATCTGCCGCCCCCTTC
This DNA window, taken from Rhodobacter capsulatus SB 1003, encodes the following:
- a CDS encoding ABC transporter permease, encoding MFKAERTTSALGSTFNLLELVYHATVRSIRKSQGNAILGLLQNMFQTVMLVATFYLMYTILGMRGSAVRGDFMLYIMSGIFLYMTYTKAMSAVFGSEGSSSAMMKHGPMTTAIAISAAALGALYMQMLSMLVVLYLYHAAIKPIEIHDWAGAMGMVMLGWFSGVALGMVFLAAKPWNPPLVGMIQQIYGRVNMIASGKMFLANTLPHKMLVMFSWNPLFHIIDQARGFTFINYNPHFSNWEYALNVALALLAIGLMGEFYTRQHASASWSARH
- the cysQ gene encoding 3'(2'),5'-bisphosphate nucleotidase CysQ, with the protein product MDFDRLVSVMRRLALEAGDRIMQIYDSPDFAVKTKADASPVTEADEAADALISEGLAEAFPQIALVTEEQAASHSQSVKTFLIVDPLDGTKEFVQRRGDFTVNIAYVENGVPLRGVVYAPAKGRLFYTLADGRAVEELGAFDKETVGEQKPITVSVPDNRALMVVASKSHRDAATDEYIARYAVADMTSAGSSLKFCLVATGEADLYPRLGRTMEWDTAAGDAVLRGAGGEMVRFDDHGPFTYGKDGFANPFFIAYAPGVMLVK
- a CDS encoding 3-deoxy-manno-octulosonate cytidylyltransferase; protein product: MSVLVVIPARYASSRYPGKPLVALRGANGVAKTLIRRSWEAAQAVQGVARVVVATDDDRIRLEAESFGAEVVMTSPACANGTERCAEAVANLGGGHDIVVNLQGDAPLTPAWFVEDLVAGLIANPWAELATPVLRCEGAMLAGLIEDRRNDRVGGTTAVFGAGNRGIYFSKEVIPFTGKAYGPGEPTPVFHHVGVYAYRPGTLAAYSGWPVGPLETLEGLEQLRFLENGRSVLCVEVESRGRQFWELNNPSDVPKIEAMMAAMGQD
- a CDS encoding LacI family DNA-binding transcriptional regulator, which gives rise to MARSPNDSRRPLTLRDVSEASGVSEMTVSRVLRNRGDVSEATREKVLEAARTLGYVPNKIAGALASQRVNLVGVIIPSLSNLVFPEVLSGISTELEDTGLQPVVGVTDYSPEKEETVLYEMLSWRPSGVIIAGLEHTATARAMLQNAGVPVVEIMDVDGEGVDSVVGISHRRAGLQMAQAIAAAGYRKIGFLGTKMPEDHRARKRLEGFSEGLAQAGIALHDTEFYSGGSALLKGREMTGAMLSRSPDIDFLYYSNDMIGAGGLLYCLEKGFDVPGRLGLAGFNGVELLEGLPRRLATMDACRREIGRKAAEIVAAQSGKTSAAGELVELQPVIQFGDTIRKP
- the galU gene encoding UTP--glucose-1-phosphate uridylyltransferase GalU, which encodes MKRKVTKAIFPVAGLGTRFLPATKSIPKEILTLVDRPLIQYAIDEARAAGIKEFIFVTSRGKSALEDYFDDAPELETSLRKKGKTDLLEALKATNMDSGAIAYVRQNRPMGLGHAVWCARRLVGNEPFAVILTDDVIAAEKPCLQQMMEAYNETGGNVVAAMEVPHEKTSSYGVLDIAEDMGSLVKVKGMIEKPAPDVAPSNLAVIGRYILTPRVMQNLNKKKEGAGGEIQLTDAIAEEIEAGQPVYGFRFRGQRYDCGSKAGFLQATVAFGLAREDLRDEFGDFLGDVMAMRTAAQ